One Arachis hypogaea cultivar Tifrunner chromosome 2, arahy.Tifrunner.gnm2.J5K5, whole genome shotgun sequence genomic window, tttattttgttctaagcttgaatatcagtatgtgatgtgaagttctaggattgcctacgGCGTTCCAGagccttatatcttacatcattgggcattGTTACCTtattgagaacctccgattctcattctatactttgttgttgttttcagatgcaagtcatAATTCACCTTGGTGAAATTGCAGATATGGTGACCGAGCGGAGTATGGTTCTTTCTTTGTATGCTTCTATTTTACTTTTGTCATAGTATACTCTCatcttttgtatatttatctttatagccttagaggcttatttgagagataggttgtataagctattttcaaTTCTAAAACTCTATATCCgtctatttgtaactagtcggcttaaatttcacaagctgcggctagttctctacgatttttatattcttatatttatatatgttttattctctTATACCTATACCTTGTACTTtatgcgttagcttcgtgtgatCGTTTCCGCGCTTTCGTAATTCTATTTTTGAGTtcaatccttcatcaggcttctagaatatattacttccttctatatatatgtgtataatcCTTAGAACTATCGTAAgctctgattaacctttgttttacggctagaggtaaagcttagggtaattggggtgttacatttaatggtatcagagcggttcatcCTTGTGAGCTTGAGGGATGGACCggttgtgcttcattgcatactctgtgtgtgtcttttctttgatgctattacgttatctacttgatatttcatagctTGCTTGTTTATGAGTGCCTGTTTAAGGTTAatgaagcactaggcttttgatattgaaactgatcaccttgatatcaattgtttagtgtagacaggaaccctaatggctaATCGCGGACGAGGTCGTACGCGTTCACGAGGAGAAAGTAGGAATGAGCAACCGGCCAATAACCATGCCAAGTTCATGGCATTAATGACGAATCTTGCAAACATCAAAGAGGCTACCACTACTGCGACTCTGCAAACTGtgcagaggttaggccaaccgGCCGGAAATGGAAACAAAAATGGTGAAGGAAATGCAAATGAGAATGCGGGAGGAAACGAAGATAACACGGGAGGTGCTCCGATGACCTTGGCGACCTTTCTCAAGGTTCATCCTCCAAGTTTTCGAGGTTCAACTAATCCCACAGAAGCGGATAACTGGATCCAAGCTATGGAACGCGCCTGCAAGCGCAGCATGTCCCACATAACCAATACGTAGAGTTTGCTGCTTACCAACTTCGGGAAGAGGCCCAGCATTGGTGGTAGGCAGAATGCTGCTTGCTATAGCTCTAGAATGTAGATGTTCCTTGGAATGTGTTCCAAACGGCTTTCTACAAGAAGTATtttcctgagtctgcaagggaagcaaaggagatggaacttatgcagctgaagcaaggttccttGTCTATGGCAGATTATACGAGCAAGTTTGAGGAACTTTATAGGTTCTCTAGGGCATGTCAGGGTGCCCCAAAAACCTATGAGAGCTGGAAGTGTATCACGTATCAAAGTGGTTTGAAGGACGACATCATGACTGCTGTGGCTTCTATGGAGATTTGAATTTTCTCTGATTTGGTGAACAAGGCAAGAGTGGTTGAAGAATACGGGAAAATGGTAGCCTCGTTAAAGGAGACTTCTGGAGAAAATACTAGTAGGGAGCGTGACGATCATCTCGGACCAAGGGGACAGAACGTTAAAAGAAATGAACACACTCCTCAACATCTACGAGGTCAAGAGGATTTCAGAAAGAACAACAACGCTCAGTTCCACATGGCAAAGGGAGATGGTCGATGCTACACTTGTGGATTACCAGGGCACCTTGCTAAGGACTGCCATAGAGGGAGGAACCGAGGTATGGGTAAGAGTCAGCAACCAGGCCGTGTGTTTGCTTTAGAGGCACGTGAGGCGACGGGGTCAGATCCTCCGACGAGAGGTAAGCGTATGCTTTGAGTCTTATATTGCCTGTACCTGAGGTAGTTTGGTTCTATCTTTTTGCAAGTCGTTGTTAGGATTACAAGGGCGTAGAGTTGTGTTGGGAGTAAACTATGGGGAAAGGAGGATTCTAGCGGTGGTAGCCGAAGATTTTGGACTTTTGATGACGAACGATCCGAGTTGGACTGCCGGAATGGTTACCAGGTATGACTAGAAGTCTTGGCGGTTCTCTGTGTGGGCGATGGGTGCGGTTCAGCACTAGTGGCAACGGAAATATCGACTAACGTCCTTGCGGTTTTTAACTATGATTTTTGCCGTTTTAAGATTTAAAGTGATTTTAAAATCTGGTTTGGAGCTTTGGTttaactgatttggttttgaaactaggaTTTGAACTTTTGATCAAATGACAttattaaaaaaaggaaaagtaagtCCTAAGATTTTGTTCACCTGTGATTTCGGTTTGAAATTTTAACGTATCCAAAAGGAATTCAAATGGAAAGGTTTTTATTTAAGGGTTTCAATGAATTTAGGAAAATCatgatttaaaattattaatttaccaATAAAAGGTTTTTGACTCTTTTgataaggttttaacaatggactTATTTAGATTGGacttgttttaaaggttttgaaaagtATTACAAATTCGgtattttggtttaaaagaaaggATTTTCGGATTCCTAgtgacgataatcagagtgacgcagtggAAGTTGTACGCCAAGTTGTTCAATTGTGAGTTCTGGGAGGAAGAAATAAAGCTCTTAGTTCatgtggtgagcaagggaggaatTGCCATAGATCCTTATAAGGTAGAAATGGTGATGGGATGGGAAAGATCGACAACAGTGACGGAAGTCAGAAGCTACTTGGGTTTAGCTGGatattaccggagattcattgaaGGTTTTTCTCGGATTGCATTACCGATGGCTAGGTTGATAAGAAAGGAAGCGCCTTTTGTTTGGATGTCGGAGTGTGCAGAGAGTTTTCAGACTTTGAAGTTGAAGTTAACTTCAGCATCTGTTTTAATCTTGTTGGAACCGCATGAACCGTTTGAAGTATACTATGACGCTTCTCTACAGGGTTTAagttgcgtgttgatgcaacaccagAGTGTGAtggcttacgcatcgcgtcaactgtaagacccaagacttttgGAAAAGTCCTTTTTTAAACTAATCTCAAACCTTACATTTATTTACAGTTTTATTttcaagaaattattttattgaaaatacttAAAGgcagttttgattaattggatttgagATGAATTAAGATTTTTATCCAAACTCCATAATTATGGATTATTGTACTATCTACAATTTAACgttttagaaattcaaaaaaatgaggtttggctattcaaaattagaattttatctaattttacaattattgaattattttctatatttaaattataaagttggtagttatgaaataataaggattttcctatgatttggactaaataattaatattttaaaatattgatactactgttttggaaaaataaaggatttaattatattatttctaattatttaatttggacatttgattaaaaataatttgtaaaattgatgagcaaatagcattttctatatacaattagtgttggatttaattggggtttcaattactatattatccctacttgtatttaaaattactaaaatgcctttaaccctattttttttttcaaaaatgaaatCCTAAAGCCTTCATCCCAGCAGCCAAAACCCTACCTTGTCTTCCCTTTCACCCACGGTAGCAACACCCATGGTTTCCCCTTCTTCTAAGAGTGAAaggaacaaaatcaaataaggaaAGGGAGACTGAGCTGTGGCGAGGAGGGGAGGAGGGAGCTCACTGCCGCTGTGACCACCGAACTGCCTGTGAGGATCCCAAGCCACCATCGTCAGCGTTGCCCAGCTTTGCCCGTGCTGCAGCGCCTCCTTTCAGCCGTTCATGGGGTCGACGAAGTCACTGTTGAGCTGTAGCGCCACCGTCCTACCTGGTCACTGTCAAGCTGCTTCCCGTTGCCACCGATCCATCAATGAGTCAccacaaagagagagagagacgtgCAGGAGGAAGGGAGCATCACGAAGGAGGGGGCACTGTGTGCTGTCGCCGAAGCCTCCTTTGCTATCGCGGTGGCCTGGGCTAGCCTCGGAAGGAGCCGCTGGTCCCCCATTGCCAGCGCTGCTGAGAAacttgaagagagagaaagtgtgcAAAGAAGAGAGGGAGCTCACGTTGCGCAAATAGATCTGCCGTCCCTCACCATCCAGCTCGCCGTGACTGCTGCTCAGGAAGCCCTCGTCGTCACAGGTTAGATCTGAAGTGCGAGAGAAGGCAACGAAAGAGGGAATCGTGCTACCCAGTCACCGTTCGTGTTGCCGGCGCTGTCTTCATCCAAACCACCGTCAGACCCGCCACTGCCGGAGCTTCTGGTCGAGCCTCAACCGATGGGAACGCTGCTGTCACTACCAAGGTCCACTATCGGTAAAGCTTTTAAGTTGAGTTTCCATTCCGTTGAGTTTCCGGGAACTTCATCATCGCTACATGTGGTTCAGGTCACCGCTACTGCTTGAGGTTGACTACCGGGTTGCCACCGAACTTGCTCGGAGACCGCCGCTATTTCAATTCAGTTGTTCCTTCTCATTTTGGTAAGCGTTTTCGATTTAAAAGCCCTTTAGATTATTGTTCTGATAATTTAGGCTAAGGTGTTGTGGCGTTATCAGTCGTAGGGTTGTGTATCAATGCTTGCGTGATGTGCTCGGAGTTCACGGCTGCTTCGTTTTGCCAGTTCAATGAGTATTTCGATTTTCGAAAGCCCTGCATTAGTGTTATGTTCTTTGTAATAAATTAATTGCAatgttaatggttttaggagttagaatccGGTTTGCTTGTGACGTTGGGGCTGTTTCTGCTTCTGAGAGAGCGATCAGAGCTAAGATTTTGATTACCGGTGATTTTGGGTCGAGACGAAAGGAGTTGGTTAACGAGTTTGGGTTGTGATTTCAATGTatcgaggtaggggctttttGTATAAACTAATCTATTTTAAATTGGAAATTGTTGTAAATAGATATGCTGAGCGAAATGTATTTCtggtgattatgtgagtcttatgaattgtctgatTATATCTTGGATGAATATGGTTGTGTACTTGAGTGAAATAACGTCTGATTTTGATAAATTGGAGACCTTTAGAATTGTTGATTTGAAATGATTTTGATAGTCTAAAAATCTGAGTTATGTTTATTGGAAACTGAATTGGGTTTTGAACCTACTGAGAAAGGTTGATGATTGGTTTTGTTGgcacccgaaaagggtggcaaagtccaagttttaggggagatactgtcgaaatttttataaaatatgatattttGATTGGAACGTTATTATGAAAGTAATGAATTATGCCTTGAATTAAATGTTTGataaataaattatgtttgaacttgccttattaagaaaatttttatattttttggatgtaattattaagaaaggaattatgtcttaaaaatcaatttaaatatgaGACTTTTTATGTTTTCGAATTTGATTTAAGTAAACGGATTTTGTAGGGGTTTTAATGGATTTAAAATAAACCTAGTTTTCAATTAATCTATTCACTTTACGACATTTTAGGAAGAGCTTGAAGTATTTTTCTGAaactttgatttattaaaatGGAAACATTTTCCGAGCATTTGGTAACAAATTTAAGAATGAAACTAAAATTGGTTTTTGGTTttaaaatgatttggttttggcttaagttggttggttttgaaattggttaGTAATAATTGGAAACAcgatttggttttggtttaagctctattctatttattcaaatTAAGAAGTTAAAGTTTCAGAGGTTTTTAAGGAATTTAagaaatgagttaggttattctcccCTGAAGTCTTGAGACTCTGCTGAGGAATTTTACGACCAAATCTTGATTtagaaatgaatgattttgagtctttcaaATAGATTTTTGAACttggcatggttttgtgattgtttggaagtgttggaaagACATGGAAAGTGGCTCTATTTTGAAAAgtaattcttggcaagatgtaaATTGAATACGGTTGTTATTTAAAGTAAATGGGCTAagaatgattttgaaataagataatgAGCCGGATTGATGTGTTGAAAAATGTTTTTCTGAAAAACCACTTGTCTACTATTTTATATTGAGACTATGAGatgctatgcgcccggcaggggcaaaggttggatcccgcctgttgaGGTAGCGGCGACGGTGTAAGGATGGAGGCTCGTCCcgcttgcgcttagatgtgaggtcggtggcaatagatcctgctcgcatcccttcggatcatcagagcgtacaggcgcaaaaccctggatagtgattcgagcactatatctcgggggttcccacaccatgattctgaagggcaacatctccatggatgtgtgtcgggttggcagttgaaccgacaatgtgatatcatagctaatagggcagacattcatcatttgcatttatgtgacattgtttgggtgtgcatattgtaattggtttgcctatgtgaatacttatATTAATTCCTAACTACTATAATTGTTGTAATTgctattgattgtgtttgaactacattatttgtgattgtgtttgattggttggtttgtgatgaattggttgatgattgagttgtttgggccgggggccatgttggattggatgggcttgaggccgtgattggtatattgagttctagttttgtataaagtatctgaccggttcagcatagacttaatgaacctatgcttgtaACGGGATGGTAATTTATACCGCATAGGTAACTACTTTCATGGTTGTGgtctagaaaagtatgaaaaatcaaactcttacagcataAACTTAATTGAACCTATATTTGGGacatgttggtcattcatactgtttaGGAAAaacttttttcatatttttacaagaaaggaaaaaggttttattctaaaatattcgATAAATTTATCAAGTCTTCAGAGAGGGATTTTCTGGATTTCAAATGTGTTCTCAAGGTTTTTAGAAAGACTTAAGACGAACAATGATCACTGTATcctaaaaatagttttattttatgtATCTTGTTACAGCAATTTATGTAACCTTATAGTGAGAACAagcgaggacgacgttctcactcccctacaggttaaTCTTGAAAGGTTAtgcggttttaagttttaaacaggttcatattttagtattaaatattagaaGAGTCATCGTAAtactcgagctatcagagtggcgtagccggaagcgtgacattttgatagttaggatgTTACATCAGCTGGGACCGCATGAGGTGAACTATTCAACTCATGATCTAGAATTAGCGGCGATTGTGTTTGCACTGAAGATTTGGAGGCCCCACTTGTACGGAGTGAGGTTTAGCATCTTTTCTGATCAGAAAGAACTTAGTACACGCTAGAGAAGTTGGATGAAGTTGCTTAAGAACTACGATTTTGAACTGAGTTATCACACTGGGAAGGTTAATGTGGTATCAGAAGCATTGAGTCGGACGTCTTTAACAATTGCTTCgatgagaatcaaggaagagGAGCTAGTGGATAAGTTTGTAGATTTTAAGCTGGACATTGGTGAAGTTGCCGGAAGAACTTGTTTGAACCAGTTGCAGATTTCAAGCACGATTAAGACGGAGATTCAGagggctcagcaagatgagcTAAAGCTTCAGAAATTGTTGCAACCAGTTGGTGATAGGAGGCGTGAAGAATTCGCTAAGGAGGGTGAAAGATTGAGGAGAGATAAGGGGAGAGTTTGCACACAGGATATCAGAAGTTTGAGACAATACTTGTTGTCGAGGGCTCACTACAGTGGATTTTCTATTCATCCCAGAAGCATGAAGATGTATTGTAACTTAAAGAATATGTTGTCGTGGCCTGGGATGAAAGGTGATGTAGTTACAGTGGCATCCAAGTGTTTGACATGTCAGAAGGCAAAGATAGAGCATCAGAAACCGTCAGGAACGATACAGCctcttgagattcctcagtggaagtgggcTATCATGCGGTTTgcgttgtaacaccctaccacccaaagttttacgcttaagtcgtaatacagaggtgatgtggtattatgacctctaaaataaaatgagtacatataatagcagaagaattataatatgctagaagccttgaagaatagaggaaataaaaatcgTGAAATTAAAATGCAACGCTCAAGATACGAGTTAACTTACGTGCTAAgaaaatcataatttttaaacataagataacagaagtaggaatagagtgccaaagaaacaaaataacaagctcttgACTCaacctgcgaagtcaagactggccagagaatatttacatatatatatatatatatatatatatatatatatatatatatatatatatatatatacatacatatctcAAAATcaaaaagtacatatacacaatcctgcctctccataaacctctaagaggatcaaaaagaacaAATTATGCGAAGAGAAAGCtaattgcatatatatacatcactgtaaAACAAAATAGcccagtaaccacttcgcttcaagggtccagacgcctaacgagatgcctttcaacctacatctgaaaaataacatcatattatggaatgagaaccagaggttctcagtatggtaaaggtgccacacacataatatataaggtcctgggaatgccagaggcaatcctagaacgccgacactcagattatagaccttaaagtattaaacagaagccataaaaggtggttttctaaaaacatttaaacctaacttaacttaaccttaaa contains:
- the LOC140176912 gene encoding uncharacterized protein, translated to MKLLKNYDFELSYHTGKVNVVSEALSRTSLTIASMRIKEEELVDKFVDFKLDIGEVAGRTCLNQLQISSTIKTEIQRAQQDELKLQKLLQPVGDRRREEFAKEGERLRRDKGRVCTQDIRSLRQYLLSRAHYSGFSIHPRSMKMYCNLKNMLSWPGMKGDVVTVASKCLTCQKAKIEHQKPSGTIQPLEIPQWKWAIMRFAL